One Methanobrevibacter sp. genomic window carries:
- a CDS encoding flavin reductase family protein, whose product MKVNVKNHTMMYPAPAVVASAYDEDGNADACTLAFATMCSHHPPAVMIAINSTLKRKTLKSILQREEFCLAFPSAEQVAEVDYLGIETGYRQDKISKINYTPIKAQKVNAPIIDEFKLSVECKVMHIAEVGSHTQITGEIVNVQADESIVDDKGKIIFEKLNPLAYDDITHSYFEMGDKIADAFKEGLKFRK is encoded by the coding sequence ATGAAAGTCAATGTAAAAAATCATACAATGATGTATCCCGCACCGGCAGTGGTTGCAAGCGCATATGATGAGGACGGAAACGCAGATGCATGCACACTGGCATTTGCAACAATGTGTTCACATCATCCTCCTGCAGTAATGATTGCAATCAACTCAACACTTAAAAGAAAAACCCTGAAAAGCATATTGCAGAGAGAAGAATTTTGTCTGGCTTTTCCAAGTGCTGAACAGGTAGCAGAAGTTGATTATCTTGGAATTGAAACAGGTTACAGACAGGATAAGATTTCAAAAATTAACTACACTCCAATCAAGGCTCAAAAAGTCAATGCACCAATCATCGATGAGTTCAAATTGTCTGTTGAATGTAAGGTTATGCATATTGCAGAAGTGGGATCACACACTCAAATCACCGGTGAAATAGTCAACGTTCAGGCAGATGAAAGTATTGTTGATGATAAAGGTAAAATTATTTTTGAAAAATTGAATCCTTTGGCATATGATGATATTACACATTCATATTTTGAAATGGGTGATAAAATCGCTGATGCATTTAAAGAGGGTTTAAAATTTAGAAAATAA
- a CDS encoding 2,5-diamino-6-(ribosylamino)-4(3H)-pyrimidinone 5'-phosphate reductase, giving the protein MRPYVILNAAMTLDGKIATQTGSSNISGREDLERVHEIRKDCDAIMVGIGTVLADDPRLTVHKIDAKPEDNPVRVVVDSKCRTPVDARITNGDAKTIIAGANEYKWDFKESDKYKTLTDKGVKFYFSGDKRVDLKALMSYLHEEGIEKLMLEGGSTLNFSMIKAGLIDEISICIAPMVVGGVNAKTFFDGDGFDLMDEAVRLELTDSYSLGKDLILHYKVLND; this is encoded by the coding sequence ATGAGGCCATATGTAATATTGAATGCTGCAATGACATTGGACGGTAAAATTGCAACCCAAACGGGAAGCTCCAATATATCAGGTAGGGAGGATCTTGAAAGGGTTCATGAGATAAGAAAGGATTGTGATGCTATAATGGTGGGTATCGGAACGGTACTGGCTGATGATCCAAGACTGACAGTTCACAAAATTGATGCAAAACCTGAGGATAATCCTGTAAGGGTTGTTGTTGACAGCAAATGCAGAACTCCGGTTGATGCAAGAATAACTAATGGTGATGCAAAAACTATCATTGCCGGAGCCAATGAATATAAATGGGACTTTAAGGAATCTGATAAATATAAAACTCTAACGGATAAGGGTGTCAAATTCTATTTTTCAGGTGATAAGCGAGTGGACCTTAAAGCATTGATGAGTTATCTGCATGAGGAAGGAATTGAAAAACTGATGCTTGAGGGAGGTTCCACATTAAACTTTTCCATGATTAAGGCAGGACTGATTGATGAGATAAGCATTTGCATAGCTCCGATGGTTGTCGGAGGGGTTAATGCCAAAACATTTTTTGATGGAGATGGTTTTGATTTAATGGATGAAGCAGTTAGATTAGAATTAACTGACTCATACAGTCTCGGTAAAGACTTGATTTTACATTACAAAGTCTTAAATGACTGA